A window from Gemmobacter fulvus encodes these proteins:
- a CDS encoding single-stranded DNA-binding protein has translation MQNIVILAGNIGQKPEVRSTQSGTKITNFTLATSRPRLSEGRVMRDENGYRVMDTEWHRITCFNGLGKTVAEHCEKGMKVLVHGRIHYTKWTDATGTDRYGCEIIAEKVDFLSRPKSAENENPELVDRDDEIPF, from the coding sequence ATGCAGAACATCGTCATCCTCGCCGGCAACATCGGTCAAAAGCCCGAAGTGCGCTCGACCCAAAGCGGCACCAAGATCACCAACTTCACCCTCGCCACCTCGCGGCCGCGCCTCTCGGAAGGTCGCGTGATGCGCGACGAGAACGGCTACCGGGTCATGGACACCGAATGGCACCGCATCACCTGCTTCAACGGTCTCGGCAAGACCGTCGCAGAGCACTGCGAAAAAGGCATGAAGGTCCTCGTCCACGGCCGCATCCACTACACGAAGTGGACCGACGCAACCGGTACCGACCGCTACGGCTGCGAGATCATCGCCGAGAAGGTCGACTTTCTGAGCCGTCCGAAGTCGGCTGAGAACGAAAACCCCGAGCTGGTCGACCGCGACGACGAAATCCCGTTCTGA
- a CDS encoding thermonuclease family protein: protein MTQRPTRDDWNRMKAERLAKASGASGRVFRNRRSRETDFGSMFLRGLIIAGFLGFGVFEATERFPEYLGPVVGATSLRTIEGRVSHVRDGDTIEVEGVPIRFGSLDCAERDTQEGQRATARMRSLTSGETLTCHLNGRSSYDRKIGSCRLTNGRDLAAVMMAEGHCHRFW, encoded by the coding sequence ATGACCCAGCGACCAACGCGCGACGATTGGAACCGGATGAAGGCCGAGCGCCTGGCCAAAGCGTCCGGCGCATCCGGCCGGGTATTTCGTAATCGCCGTTCGCGCGAAACCGACTTCGGGTCAATGTTCCTTCGGGGCTTAATCATTGCCGGCTTCCTCGGGTTCGGGGTGTTTGAGGCAACGGAGCGCTTTCCGGAATATCTCGGCCCCGTCGTCGGAGCGACCAGCCTGCGAACTATAGAAGGACGGGTCAGCCATGTGCGGGACGGCGACACGATCGAGGTGGAAGGCGTACCCATCCGCTTCGGTTCTCTCGATTGCGCTGAAAGGGATACGCAGGAAGGTCAGCGCGCCACAGCACGGATGCGCAGTCTGACTTCTGGAGAGACCCTGACCTGCCATCTGAATGGGCGGTCCAGCTATGACCGCAAGATTGGCAGCTGTCGGCTGACCAATGGCCGCGATCTTGCGGCCGTCATGATGGCGGAGGGTCACTGCCACCGTTTCTGGTGA
- a CDS encoding error-prone DNA polymerase: protein MTSARVQPYAELCVTSNFTFLTGASHPEELVTRASELGLAAIAITDRNSVAGVVRAFSALKELARLRDEANATAEAAQDGPTIRSQRVTDTSSRQTVPHFTGATPAPAQSDSPLPKLIAGARLVLTDSAVEWLALPTDLAAWSRLTRLLSLGKRRAPKGECHLQRADLTEWGHGMILIALPPDPLDDARPKNTRNDLLAVAHSFPGQCFLGAAPRYDGRDQARVDQLALLAQGVNLPMVAVGDVLMHRAARRPLADVLSCLRLGCTIDNIGEHRLANGERRLKSGAEMARLFHRHPAALRRTVEIADRCGFRLNDLRYQYPDEAQDGEPAQDRLERLTRAGLHWRYPSGPPPKIAHRVEKELTLIREVDYAPYFLTVHDIVQFARSEGILCQGRGSAANSVVCYLLGITEVPPESITLIFERFISKERGEPPDIDVDFEHERREEVIQWIYTRYGRERAGLTATVIHFRSRAAIREVGKVMGLSQDVIARLSGQIWGWSSAAPGEDRLRDAGLSIEDRRVQLAVQLIGQIIGFPRHLSQHVGGFVITRGRLDELCPIENAAMDDRTIIEWDKDDIDALGLLKVDILALGMLTAIRKAFTLLADHRGQKLTLANVPPENMPVYDMLCRADAIGVFQVESRAQLNFLPRMRPRKFYDLVCEVAIVRPGPIQGGMVHPFINRRMGREPVEDLGPALMEVLARTYGVPLFQEQAMQIAVVAAGFSPSEADRLRRSLATFKRMGTIGSFRERFVSGMLERGYDADFAARCFAQIEGFGSYGFPESHAASFARLVYISAWLKCHHQAVFTCSLLNSQPMGFYAPAQLVRDARDHGVEVRPISVNHSLWDCTLEQRADGALALRLGFRQIKGMREEDASWIAAARGNGYPDVESLWRRAGVHPDTLERLAEADAFTALGLTRRDALWAAKALKAPAPLPLFGSDGEGGNEPTVTLPQMTLGQEVIEDYLSLRLSLRAHPMELLRARLPESLPHDRLLQAKGRITVTGLVITRQRPGTASGVIFLTLEDETGTANVVVWKKVYETFRKAVIAGRLVRVLGRIERDGPVTHLIAERVEDVSHLLATLGRPVIIDANDGRADETKRSTGDSIKSTARHPREQARKLFPSRDFH from the coding sequence ATGACCTCCGCCCGTGTCCAGCCCTATGCCGAACTCTGCGTCACCAGCAACTTCACCTTCCTGACAGGGGCATCCCATCCTGAGGAGCTTGTCACCCGCGCCAGCGAACTGGGACTTGCCGCCATCGCCATCACCGACCGCAATTCGGTGGCGGGCGTAGTCCGGGCATTCTCAGCGCTGAAGGAACTGGCCCGGCTGCGCGATGAGGCGAATGCCACGGCCGAGGCCGCGCAGGATGGCCCCACCATTCGCTCGCAGCGCGTGACCGACACCTCCAGCCGCCAGACCGTGCCGCATTTCACCGGCGCGACACCCGCACCCGCCCAGTCAGACTCCCCTCTGCCGAAACTGATTGCGGGGGCGCGGCTGGTGCTGACGGACAGCGCCGTGGAATGGCTCGCCCTGCCCACCGATCTGGCGGCATGGTCGCGACTGACCCGGCTTCTCTCCTTGGGCAAACGCCGCGCACCGAAGGGTGAATGCCATCTGCAGCGGGCTGACCTCACGGAATGGGGGCACGGCATGATCCTGATCGCCCTGCCGCCCGATCCGCTGGACGATGCCAGGCCGAAGAATACACGCAACGATCTGCTGGCCGTCGCCCACAGCTTCCCCGGCCAATGCTTCCTTGGGGCCGCCCCCCGATATGATGGCCGCGATCAGGCCCGCGTCGACCAGCTGGCCTTGCTGGCCCAAGGTGTAAACCTGCCCATGGTCGCGGTGGGCGATGTGCTGATGCACCGCGCCGCCCGTCGCCCCTTGGCCGATGTGCTGAGTTGCCTGCGCCTTGGCTGCACCATCGACAATATCGGCGAACACCGGCTGGCAAATGGCGAGCGCCGCCTGAAATCCGGGGCAGAGATGGCCCGCCTGTTTCACCGCCATCCCGCAGCCCTGCGCCGCACGGTGGAGATCGCAGACCGCTGCGGGTTCCGGTTGAACGATCTGCGCTATCAGTATCCCGACGAGGCGCAGGATGGTGAGCCAGCGCAAGACCGGTTGGAACGCCTCACCCGCGCCGGGCTGCACTGGCGCTATCCGTCCGGGCCGCCGCCGAAGATCGCCCACCGCGTCGAGAAGGAACTGACCCTGATCCGCGAGGTGGACTACGCGCCCTATTTCCTGACCGTGCATGACATCGTCCAGTTCGCCCGCTCAGAGGGCATCCTTTGCCAGGGGCGCGGCTCGGCGGCCAATTCGGTGGTCTGCTACCTCTTGGGTATCACCGAGGTGCCACCCGAGAGCATCACCCTGATCTTCGAGCGCTTCATCAGCAAGGAACGTGGCGAGCCGCCGGATATCGATGTGGATTTCGAACATGAACGCCGTGAAGAGGTGATCCAGTGGATCTACACCCGCTATGGTCGCGAACGCGCCGGGCTGACGGCCACAGTGATCCATTTTCGAAGCCGTGCTGCCATCCGCGAGGTGGGCAAGGTCATGGGTCTGTCGCAGGATGTCATCGCCCGGCTCTCGGGCCAAATCTGGGGCTGGTCCTCGGCTGCCCCCGGCGAGGATCGCTTGCGCGACGCGGGGCTCTCCATTGAGGATCGCCGCGTGCAACTGGCGGTGCAACTGATCGGCCAGATCATTGGCTTTCCCCGTCACCTGTCGCAGCACGTTGGTGGCTTCGTCATCACGCGCGGGCGGCTGGACGAGCTTTGTCCCATCGAAAATGCGGCGATGGACGACCGGACCATCATCGAATGGGACAAGGACGACATCGACGCTTTGGGTCTATTGAAGGTCGACATCCTCGCCCTTGGCATGCTGACCGCGATCCGCAAGGCCTTCACGCTGCTGGCCGATCATCGGGGGCAAAAGCTGACGCTGGCGAACGTCCCGCCCGAGAATATGCCGGTCTATGACATGCTCTGCCGCGCCGATGCCATCGGGGTGTTTCAGGTCGAAAGCCGGGCGCAGCTGAACTTCCTGCCCCGGATGCGACCGCGCAAATTCTATGATCTGGTCTGCGAGGTCGCCATCGTTCGCCCCGGCCCGATTCAGGGAGGCATGGTGCATCCCTTCATCAACCGCCGCATGGGCCGCGAGCCAGTCGAAGACCTAGGCCCCGCCCTGATGGAGGTGCTGGCGCGCACTTACGGTGTGCCGCTGTTTCAGGAACAGGCGATGCAGATTGCCGTGGTCGCCGCAGGCTTCTCGCCGTCCGAGGCAGACCGTCTGCGCCGCTCCCTCGCCACCTTCAAGCGCATGGGCACCATCGGTTCGTTCCGCGAGCGTTTTGTTTCCGGCATGCTGGAACGCGGTTATGATGCTGACTTCGCCGCGCGGTGCTTTGCACAGATCGAAGGGTTTGGCAGCTATGGCTTTCCCGAGTCCCACGCCGCCAGTTTCGCCCGGCTCGTCTATATTTCGGCCTGGCTCAAATGCCACCACCAGGCGGTCTTCACCTGCTCGCTTTTGAACAGCCAACCGATGGGCTTTTATGCCCCGGCGCAGCTGGTGCGGGATGCCCGCGACCATGGCGTCGAGGTCCGCCCCATTTCTGTCAACCATTCCCTCTGGGATTGCACCCTGGAACAGCGCGCCGATGGTGCATTGGCCCTGCGGCTCGGCTTCCGGCAGATCAAGGGCATGCGCGAAGAGGACGCCAGTTGGATCGCCGCCGCGCGCGGCAACGGCTATCCCGATGTCGAAAGTCTCTGGCGCCGGGCGGGCGTGCACCCCGACACGCTGGAGCGCTTGGCCGAGGCCGATGCTTTCACCGCCCTTGGCCTGACCCGCCGCGACGCACTCTGGGCGGCCAAGGCACTGAAGGCCCCTGCCCCGCTGCCGCTCTTCGGCTCGGATGGTGAAGGCGGCAATGAGCCCACGGTCACGCTGCCGCAGATGACGCTGGGCCAGGAGGTGATCGAGGATTACCTATCGCTGCGCCTCAGCTTGCGGGCGCACCCGATGGAACTGCTGCGCGCGCGCTTGCCCGAAAGCCTGCCGCATGACCGGCTGCTTCAGGCCAAAGGACGCATCACCGTCACCGGCCTTGTCATCACCCGCCAGCGGCCCGGCACGGCGTCGGGCGTGATCTTCCTGACGCTGGAGGATGAGACCGGCACCGCAAACGTCGTGGTCTGGAAAAAGGTCTACGAGACCTTCCGCAAGGCGGTGATCGCCGGACGACTGGTCCGCGTACTCGGCCGGATCGAACGCGATGGTCCGGTCACCCATCTGATTGCAGAACGGGTCGAAGATGTATCGCACCTGCTAGCGACCCTGGGACGCCCGGTGATCATCGACGCCAATGACGGCCGTGCCGATGAAACGAAACGCTCCACAGGGGACAGCATCAAGTCCACCGCTCGTCATCCGCGGGAACAGGCGAGAAAGCTCTTCCCGAGTCGGGATTTCCACTGA
- a CDS encoding Y-family DNA polymerase translates to MARRLLSIWFPRLASDTSLRTRPVEGPFALIHRSGNADHLHCLNTAASARGLTRGTALADARAICPDLATRPTDLARETAALASLRRWAGRYAPMVAVDGADGLMADISGVPHLFGGEEALRDDIEARLERAGLHAASAIAGTRGAAHGLARHGGGIVADGRLAEGIGHLPVTALRVDHDTAEALARVGLTRIADLIPLPRAPLARRFGPGLVLRLDQALGMQSEPVAAEQDVPHFGVRMTLPEPIGLQSDVMAGLERLLDRLCAKLAQHRMGARRVRLELRRVDRGATHVEIGLARPMRDPARIAALFAKGVDEIDSGFGIDALRLSAPVTEALAPEQIGGRPTIRHEDALADLLSSVGNRIGFDRVLRLLPATSLIPERSFLLAHAAYTTPEPILHRAGVARPITLFPPEPVTAASGSPPASFRWRRMRFTTLRATGPERITPEWWFDDPAWRDGLRDYWRIETQQGPRLWLFVTPQAQGWNGPQDANRPAPAAAQNWYVQGEFA, encoded by the coding sequence ATGGCACGCCGACTGCTGTCCATATGGTTTCCGAGGCTCGCCAGCGACACGAGCCTGCGGACACGGCCCGTTGAGGGGCCCTTTGCTCTGATCCATCGGTCGGGCAATGCCGATCACCTGCATTGCCTGAATACAGCGGCTTCAGCACGAGGTCTCACGCGCGGCACGGCTCTGGCCGATGCTCGCGCCATCTGCCCCGATCTCGCCACCCGCCCGACCGATCTGGCGCGCGAGACTGCGGCCCTCGCCTCCTTACGCCGGTGGGCCGGGCGTTACGCGCCAATGGTGGCGGTCGACGGCGCCGACGGGCTGATGGCCGATATCTCGGGCGTGCCGCATCTCTTCGGCGGCGAAGAAGCACTGCGCGACGACATTGAAGCCCGACTGGAGCGGGCAGGTCTTCACGCCGCCAGCGCCATTGCCGGAACCCGTGGGGCGGCCCATGGGCTGGCGCGTCACGGCGGCGGTATCGTCGCCGACGGGCGCCTCGCCGAGGGGATCGGGCATCTACCGGTCACCGCACTGCGGGTCGATCACGACACCGCTGAGGCGCTGGCGCGGGTCGGCCTCACGCGCATTGCCGATCTGATCCCGCTCCCGCGAGCCCCCCTGGCCCGGCGCTTCGGTCCGGGGCTGGTGTTGCGTCTGGATCAGGCGCTCGGAATGCAGTCCGAGCCCGTGGCGGCCGAGCAGGATGTACCGCATTTCGGGGTCCGGATGACCCTACCTGAGCCGATCGGCCTGCAATCTGATGTGATGGCAGGTCTCGAGCGGCTGCTGGACAGGCTTTGCGCAAAACTGGCCCAACATCGGATGGGCGCGCGGCGTGTGCGGCTGGAGCTGCGGCGGGTAGATCGCGGCGCGACGCATGTCGAGATCGGCCTTGCGCGCCCGATGCGCGACCCTGCCCGGATCGCGGCGCTGTTTGCCAAGGGTGTGGACGAGATCGATTCCGGCTTCGGCATTGATGCGCTGCGACTGTCCGCACCCGTGACTGAAGCCCTTGCCCCAGAACAGATCGGCGGTCGCCCGACGATCCGGCATGAAGATGCCTTGGCGGACCTGCTGTCCTCGGTCGGCAATCGCATCGGCTTTGACCGGGTGCTACGACTTTTGCCCGCCACCAGCCTGATCCCGGAGCGCAGTTTCCTGCTGGCTCACGCCGCCTATACAACACCCGAACCTATCCTGCATCGCGCTGGCGTGGCGCGGCCGATCACCCTCTTTCCGCCAGAGCCGGTGACCGCCGCCTCCGGCTCTCCGCCTGCCAGTTTCCGCTGGCGGCGCATGCGCTTCACCACCCTGCGCGCGACGGGGCCAGAGCGGATCACCCCGGAATGGTGGTTTGACGATCCCGCCTGGCGGGACGGCCTGCGCGATTACTGGCGGATCGAGACGCAGCAGGGCCCGCGCCTCTGGCTGTTCGTGACCCCGCAAGCGCAAGGGTGGAACGGCCCGCAGGATGCGAATAGGCCTGCGCCCGCAGCAGCGCAGAACTGGTACGTTCAGGGGGAGTTCGCATGA
- a CDS encoding ImuA family protein, with translation MRPEPTPTDPFDLQARRVHEAEGRGRRAFALFQAVRHPGPLVWIAPAHIPELPMLRGLPRGVGERLHLFRPSGETNLLWCIEEALRADPVSLVIAEPEKPLSLTAGRRLQLAAEAGRTTGLMLIREEAGSNATETRWTCEPLASPSPDSTRHRWTLNKNKKGTIGSWVLNWNGTPTAVHMVSEARQRHEPADTAR, from the coding sequence ATGCGGCCTGAACCGACGCCCACCGACCCGTTCGATCTGCAGGCGCGGCGTGTGCACGAGGCAGAGGGGCGCGGCCGCCGTGCCTTTGCGTTGTTTCAGGCGGTGCGGCATCCCGGCCCGCTGGTCTGGATCGCACCCGCCCATATCCCCGAACTACCAATGCTGCGCGGCCTGCCGCGTGGCGTGGGCGAGCGGCTGCACCTATTCCGCCCCTCCGGCGAAACCAATCTGCTCTGGTGTATCGAAGAGGCTTTACGGGCTGACCCGGTCAGCCTGGTCATCGCAGAGCCGGAAAAGCCCCTCTCCTTGACCGCTGGGCGCCGCCTGCAGCTGGCCGCCGAGGCCGGCCGCACCACAGGTCTGATGCTGATCCGCGAAGAAGCAGGCAGCAACGCGACCGAGACCCGCTGGACCTGCGAGCCGCTGGCCAGCCCTTCGCCGGACTCGACTCGGCACCGCTGGACCCTTAATAAGAACAAAAAGGGAACAATTGGAAGCTGGGTCTTGAACTGGAATGGCACGCCGACTGCTGTCCATATGGTTTCCGAGGCTCGCCAGCGACACGAGCCTGCGGACACGGCCCGTTGA
- a CDS encoding SOS response-associated peptidase has translation MCNLYSQTKSQDAMRHVFDDMCEEDEELIDTSGNLPPMTGIFPDYAAPIIRHGPQGGWQLAKARWGMPTPQVFLEGKRTDPGVTNIRNVASPHWKRWLGVEHRCLVPFTSFSEIDSRPGAARNHPVWFALGPDRPLAFFAGIRTEWTSVRKLKEGEVTAELFGFLTCPPNAEVAPVHPKAMPVILTKAEDWRVWLTAPVAESLKLQRPLADGLLQIVAEGVREDAA, from the coding sequence ATGTGCAATCTCTATTCCCAGACAAAAAGCCAGGACGCGATGCGGCATGTCTTTGACGACATGTGCGAAGAAGACGAGGAGCTGATCGACACCTCCGGCAATCTGCCGCCAATGACCGGGATCTTCCCCGATTATGCCGCGCCGATCATCCGCCATGGTCCACAGGGAGGCTGGCAACTGGCCAAGGCTCGCTGGGGCATGCCGACGCCGCAGGTATTTCTCGAAGGCAAGCGCACCGATCCCGGGGTGACCAATATCCGCAATGTCGCCTCGCCGCACTGGAAGCGCTGGCTTGGGGTGGAACACCGCTGCCTCGTGCCCTTCACCAGCTTTTCCGAGATCGACAGCCGCCCCGGTGCTGCGCGCAACCATCCGGTCTGGTTCGCCCTTGGTCCTGATCGACCGCTGGCCTTCTTCGCGGGCATCCGCACCGAATGGACCTCTGTGCGCAAGTTGAAGGAGGGCGAAGTAACGGCGGAGCTCTTCGGCTTCCTGACCTGCCCGCCCAATGCGGAAGTGGCCCCCGTCCATCCAAAGGCCATGCCGGTCATCCTGACGAAGGCAGAGGACTGGCGCGTCTGGCTGACCGCGCCTGTAGCAGAGTCCCTCAAGTTGCAGCGGCCGCTGGCGGACGGGCTGCTGCAGATCGTCGCGGAAGGGGTGCGGGAAGATGCGGCCTGA
- a CDS encoding DUF932 domain-containing protein, with protein sequence MGVVEVLDPVAPVRTGGWKVNVSRGERNGRVSSEWFNRPDDERYLSLDDLWANVKGRSERSRSRVVQTAEIRVEASRDSAERLHLVLPKAHEPVAPTHWAFGQLASIVGAPAAYLRQLPAPLAGINLQYGLANHRAEQVKTFETEDGRTELRAVTGPDYGRIHDYELVEAVQRIAGNGTGDTRWKVPGVLDWSTGVYNPDVEISRDTTTLYASDRDVFLFLVDDHNPIEAGRLPDGSPDLYFRGFYCWNSEVGAKTLGMASFYLRAVCQNRNLWGVEDFQEIKIRHSKYAASRFAHEAAPALTRFANSSPQGFVNGIKAARQQIVARTDEDRDDFLRKRGFSKAESGKIIEKVLMEEGRPPESIFDFVQGITRLARDKTQQDARLDMEGRAKKLLDRVG encoded by the coding sequence ATGGGCGTTGTGGAAGTTCTGGATCCGGTTGCGCCGGTGCGGACTGGTGGCTGGAAGGTGAATGTAAGTCGGGGTGAGCGGAACGGGCGGGTGTCGTCCGAATGGTTCAACCGGCCCGACGACGAGCGGTATCTTTCGCTCGATGATCTCTGGGCCAATGTGAAGGGACGGTCCGAGCGCAGCCGCAGCCGGGTGGTGCAGACGGCCGAAATCAGGGTCGAGGCATCGCGCGACAGTGCCGAACGGCTGCACCTCGTCCTGCCGAAAGCGCATGAACCTGTCGCGCCCACGCATTGGGCGTTCGGGCAGCTTGCCAGCATCGTCGGCGCCCCCGCCGCTTACCTGCGGCAACTGCCTGCGCCGCTGGCAGGAATCAACCTGCAGTATGGTCTGGCCAATCACCGCGCAGAGCAGGTGAAGACCTTTGAGACAGAAGACGGCCGCACCGAACTGCGTGCCGTTACCGGCCCAGACTATGGTCGCATCCATGACTATGAACTGGTCGAAGCGGTGCAGCGCATCGCGGGCAATGGCACCGGCGACACGCGCTGGAAGGTCCCGGGCGTGCTCGATTGGTCGACCGGGGTCTACAACCCCGATGTCGAGATCAGCCGCGATACGACCACGCTCTACGCATCCGACCGCGACGTCTTCCTGTTCCTGGTCGACGATCACAACCCAATCGAGGCGGGCCGCCTGCCTGACGGCTCCCCCGATCTCTACTTCCGGGGCTTCTACTGCTGGAACTCCGAGGTCGGGGCGAAGACCCTTGGCATGGCAAGCTTTTACCTGCGGGCGGTATGTCAGAACCGCAACCTCTGGGGCGTCGAGGATTTTCAGGAGATCAAGATCCGCCACTCGAAATACGCCGCGTCGCGCTTCGCCCATGAGGCGGCCCCGGCGCTGACGCGGTTTGCCAATTCCTCGCCACAGGGCTTCGTGAACGGCATCAAGGCGGCGCGGCAGCAGATCGTCGCGCGGACGGACGAGGACAGGGATGACTTCCTGCGCAAACGCGGCTTTTCGAAGGCCGAGTCCGGCAAGATCATCGAGAAGGTGCTGATGGAAGAGGGCCGCCCGCCCGAGAGCATCTTCGACTTCGTGCAGGGCATCACGCGGCTGGCGCGCGACAAGACCCAGCAGGATGCACGCCTCGATATGGAAGGTCGTGCCAAGAAGCTCCTCGACCGCGTCGGCTGA
- a CDS encoding JAB domain-containing protein: MTPQEEIVILEAREILGRYLNRNPALTSWQAVCDYCALTVRGPEERFHVLYLDRKNRLISDERMAVGTVDHVPVYPREVIKRALILGASALILIHNHPSGDPTPSEADLTMTKEIQKGCRFLGLTLHDHIIVGGGYELSLRGLGKM; encoded by the coding sequence ATGACCCCGCAAGAAGAAATCGTGATCCTCGAGGCCCGCGAAATCCTTGGCCGCTATTTGAACCGGAATCCGGCGCTGACGTCGTGGCAGGCCGTCTGCGACTATTGCGCGCTGACAGTGAGGGGCCCGGAGGAACGGTTCCATGTCCTCTACCTCGACCGGAAGAACCGGCTGATTTCGGACGAGCGAATGGCGGTCGGCACCGTCGACCATGTCCCGGTCTATCCGCGCGAAGTGATCAAGCGGGCGCTGATCCTCGGGGCCAGTGCTTTGATCCTGATCCATAACCACCCGTCCGGGGATCCGACGCCGTCCGAAGCCGACCTTACCATGACCAAAGAAATCCAGAAGGGATGCCGCTTTCTGGGTCTGACGCTGCACGACCACATCATCGTCGGCGGGGGTTATGAGCTGTCGCTGCGGGGCTTGGGCAAGATGTGA
- a CDS encoding DNA repair protein RadC, which yields MLDHVPLASNMLPPTELPVAFLPSSFSPDQPFALTLPNVNPAAALSGMAQPMVLARFASLADAMQGAVKAADHMEFQAAPQILAILDRDDRLVLAGVAISGTVAWCHPVQSAAEARAVVMEASALRAQVARVSDWQEAELAARLRQRARRLEARLVDPLWRAFAARTLQIAA from the coding sequence ATGCTTGACCATGTCCCCCTGGCTTCCAACATGCTGCCGCCCACCGAGCTTCCGGTTGCCTTTCTCCCGTCGTCCTTTTCGCCGGACCAACCTTTTGCCTTGACCCTGCCCAATGTGAACCCTGCCGCAGCCCTGTCGGGTATGGCGCAGCCCATGGTTCTCGCCCGCTTCGCGAGCTTGGCCGATGCGATGCAGGGTGCCGTCAAGGCAGCCGACCACATGGAATTCCAGGCCGCTCCCCAGATCCTCGCCATCCTCGACCGAGACGATCGGCTGGTTCTGGCGGGCGTCGCCATCTCCGGTACCGTCGCCTGGTGCCACCCGGTCCAGAGCGCCGCAGAGGCGCGCGCCGTCGTCATGGAGGCAAGCGCGCTGCGCGCCCAAGTCGCCCGCGTCAGCGATTGGCAGGAGGCTGAGCTCGCCGCCCGGCTTCGCCAGCGGGCCCGACGCCTCGAGGCACGCCTCGTCGATCCGCTTTGGCGCGCCTTTGCCGCCCGCACGCTGCAAATCGCCGCGTGA
- a CDS encoding DUF6878 family protein, producing the protein MTQAHPTLAAPLPSLTIDLASIFAGHAERTARIEALRPGNKDRLFDGLMAAGITHVTVSFDGEGDSGQIESIAAWNGETAVDFPPVEIAYAALTWDDPEIEMRQLSFEDAVEQLAYDFLSDTHGGWENNDGAYGEFCFDAAARSIHLEFNERFTSSELFTHDF; encoded by the coding sequence ATGACCCAAGCCCACCCCACCCTCGCGGCCCCGCTGCCGTCCTTGACAATCGATCTGGCGTCGATCTTCGCAGGCCACGCCGAACGCACCGCCCGGATCGAAGCCCTGCGCCCCGGCAACAAAGACCGCCTCTTCGACGGCTTGATGGCCGCCGGCATCACCCATGTCACCGTGAGTTTCGATGGCGAAGGCGACAGCGGTCAGATCGAGAGCATCGCGGCCTGGAATGGCGAGACTGCCGTCGACTTCCCGCCCGTGGAAATCGCCTATGCCGCGTTGACCTGGGATGACCCCGAGATCGAAATGCGGCAGCTTTCATTTGAGGATGCTGTCGAGCAACTGGCCTACGATTTCCTCTCCGACACCCATGGCGGCTGGGAAAACAACGACGGCGCCTATGGCGAGTTCTGCTTTGACGCGGCTGCCCGCTCCATCCACCTAGAGTTCAACGAACGATTCACGTCGTCCGAACTCTTCACCCATGATTTCTGA